In the Wyeomyia smithii strain HCP4-BCI-WySm-NY-G18 chromosome 2, ASM2978416v1, whole genome shotgun sequence genome, one interval contains:
- the LOC129723056 gene encoding leucine-rich repeats and immunoglobulin-like domains protein 1, which translates to MSLLILSVVIALLAPQAWAISFCPNRCVCDDVKLHVTCGEGELDVLPIALNPAIQRLVIKFNQIKAIDSSIQFYADLTMLDLSYNHLLGVPERIFTYQRRLLQLHLNNNKVGTITNKTFHGLEELRVLNLRGNFITELTAGMFKSLLKLEELNLSQNRIERIDPLTFEGLTSLRILNLNDNALDIIPTPTFKPLRMLAELILGTNLLNQIQPGVFEGLTHLTRLDVRSSMLVNITIDTFRGAENIRSLDISDNHLQLVPTVQLSGLKRLEELVIGQNDFKIIPEGAFFGLANLRKIDISGSLNLHRIQAGAFSANTNLDTIVISSNKILADIEQGAFSGLPHIENVILRDNALSTVREELLPWLQLKNYDLSGNPLVCDCHLHWLSVTLRVKPVETEQNTILCAYPERLNGERLREVTELLDCRRSKSRDIFALSNAILFLVPVGMIIMIVALVYKVRRDLYCLPEFNNHRNALKEKNLSIGKCMDKMKYQQPKFNIYNNEYQHPFPQHNQQDYHIYEMPIPVSDL; encoded by the coding sequence ATGAGTCTACTGATCTTAAGTGTTGTGATCGCGCTTTTGGCGCCACAAGCTTGGGCAATTTCTTTCTGCCCGAACCGGTGCGTGTGTGATGACGTCAAGCTGCACGTGACTTGCGGCGAAGGAGAGCTGGACGTGCTGCCGATCGCGCTGAATCCTGCCATCCAAAGACTGGTGATCAAGTTCAACCAAATAAAGGCGATCGATTCGTCGATTCAATTTTATGCGGATTTAACTATGCTAGATCTGAGTTACAACCATCTTCTCGGGGTGCCGGAGCGCATTTTCACTTACCAACGGCGACTGTTGCAGCTACACCTAAACAACAATAAGGTTGGAACCATCACCAACAAAACCTTCCACGGCTTGGAAGAGCTGCGAGTGCTGAACCTGCGAGGCAATTTCATCACCGAGCTGACCGCTGGAATGTTCAAATCGCTACTGAAGCTGGAGGAGTTGAATCTAAGCCAGAATCGTATTGAAAGAATCGATCCACTAACGTTCGAAGGCTTGACTTCGTTGAGGATCCTCAATCTAAACGACAACGCCCTGGACATCATTCCAACGCCAACGTTCAAGCCTCTGAGGATGCTAGCAGAGCTGATCCTCGGAACTAATTTGCTGAACCAGATCCAGCCGGGAGTTTTTGAAGGATTGACGCACTTGACTCGACTAGATGTGCGCAGTTCGATGCTGGTCAACATCACCATCGACACGTTCCGTGGTGCGGAAAACATTCGTTCGCTGGACATCTCGGATAATCACCTGCAGCTAGTTCCCACGGTTCAACTAAGCGGCTTGAAGCGACTTGAGGAGCTTGTGATAGGACAGAACGATTTCAAGATCATCCCGGAGGGAGCCTTCTTTGGGCTTGCTAACCTGAGGAAGATCGACATTTCCGGATCACTGAATCTGCATCGTATTCAAGCTGGGGCTTTCTCGGCGAACACCAATCTAGACACGATCGTGATCTCGTCCAACAAAATTTTGGCCGACATCGAGCAAGGTGCCTTTTCCGGTTTACCACACATCGAGAATGTTATTTTACGGGACAATGCACTCAGCACCGTTCGTGAAGAATTGCTGCCTTGGCTTCAGCTGAAAAACTACGATCTTTCCGGTAATCCGTTGGTTTGTGACTGTCATCTGCATTGGTTGAGTGTTACGCTGCGGGTAAAACCAGTTGAAACCGAGCAAAATACAATCCTGTGTGCGTATCCCGAGCGACTGAATGGTGAAAGACTGCGGGAAGTGACCGAACTTCTGGATTGTCGTCGCTCTAAATCGAGAGATATTTTCGCCTTATCTAACGCAATCTTGTTCCTCGTACCAGTGGGcatgataataatgatagtgGCGCTAGTTTACAAAGTACGTCGTGATTTGTACTGTCTTCCCGAATTCAACAATCATCGCAACGCCCTGAAAgagaaaaatctctccatcggTAAATGCATGGACAAGATGAAATACCAACAGCCCAAATTCAACATCTACAACAACGAATACCAGCACCCGTTCCCACAGCATAACCAGCAGGACTATCATATCTACGAAATGCCAATTCCAGTGTCCGATCTGTGA